The following proteins are encoded in a genomic region of Rissa tridactyla isolate bRisTri1 chromosome 5, bRisTri1.patW.cur.20221130, whole genome shotgun sequence:
- the FASTKD5 gene encoding FAST kinase domain-containing protein 5, mitochondrial isoform X6, which produces MATVLIRRRFPRLSRVTTFSTTAKCKAESGSNKSKQKKEENPETANTRTESAATIQLLNPLDYRVSYNPSAYAKSRAASQQHTARNSGQALGDTFTSPGTAQVQHTFGTASSQALPPVRDALPKPKSKPVLEQTVSALLSVAQTKEEAEKGKTEMHNSKEDPRVFQKGRPEYRSLSYDKFEPIETLPLEESESILHSVAVCKGSQSPGTITDYFCRLSRLPVEQHAVLVSELRFNTLCHCAVKNIRLFSTSDLIDILKACVRLVVPPTHPLLNACENEFCRRVWDMNLDQLLLVADCWRCLERSVPSYLCILFSYANMHWKDLTLPQFVQLVYIIGEGRRSPVDLKQKMESMILKYLDSFTLEEVGAVCLGLFKSLSGISDHIMRKIADRVSLQMEDMSTYALVNVLKMLRYTRMDHLPVMKKLGKVIPARIPTVNIQGIMHITLTCSSLHYFDEGIMAAVAMSLPSKVTYCRSKDAAKFLWSFGCLDYEPPNEEEFYSSLIEQMHRKLHEFRKFPEHLLTGLLGLAFVKRFPEELIDYALRDEFVQKTRSSKYELKKDLFTLSKSVEIECPSYQGNRLPPQLYEEVTEMVLNFAEQEIYVRPEIVEAVSLLQSMLGGPEYVKNHMILPHTRSSDLEVHLAMDGHPIPFNLKDPIPDRKLKDIGVSLTDDLMTQLIKGRSNNQSPVEVENADRTPGQERGEEARTPRTGDRAAFSGAPLIADARLQLEPKLGRCLEALPSLTLNRQPQGVKLAIQVSNRNHYCYCSKRLLGLHCLKRRQLRQLG; this is translated from the exons ATGGCTACAGTGCTAATACGCCGAAGATTTCCAAGACTGAGCAGGGTGACTACATTTTCGACTACAGCCAAGTGCAAGGCCGAGAGCGGAAGCAACAAAAGTAagcaaaaaaaggaggagaacCCAGAAACAGCCAACACCAGAACCGAATCTGCAGCTACAATCCAGTTGCTGAATCCACTGGATTACAGAGTATCGTATAATCCATCTGCCTATGCCAaaagcagagctgcctcccagcagcacaCTGCTAGGAACAGTGGCCAGGCTCTCGGTGACACTTTCACCAGCCCTGGCACCGCACAGGTTCAGCATACGTTTGGTACCGCCTCTTCTCAAGCTTTGCCACCCGTCAGAGATGCCCTGCCAAAGCCCAAGTCCAAACCAGTCCTTGAGCAGACCGTCTCAGCACTGCTCTCTGTGGCACAAACcaaggaggaagcagaaaagggaaaaacagagatGCATAACTCAAAGGAGGACCCTCGTGTGTTTCAGAAGGGGAGGCCTGAATACAGATCTCTCAGCTATGACAAGTTTGAGCCGATAGAGACCCTTCCTTTAGAAGAAAGTGAATCGATTTTACACAGTGTGGCCGTATGCAAAGGCAGCCAGAGCCCAGGAACTATCACAGATTATTTTTGCAGACTGAGTCGTTTGCCAGTGGAACAACACGCAGTGTTAGTGTCCGAACTCAGGTTTAATACACTGTGTCACTGTGCTGTGAAAAACATCAGGTTGTTCAGTACTTCAGATCTCATCGATATTTTAAAGGCTTGTGTTCGTTTGGTTgttccacccacccaccctctGCTGAACGCGTGCGAGAACGAATTCTGCCGGCGGGTGTGGGACATGAACCTGgaccagctgctgctggtggctgatTGCTGGCGCTGTCTGGAGCGTAGTGTGCCTTCCTACCTGTGCATTTTGTTCAGCTATGCCAACATGCACTGGAAAGACCTCACTTTGCCCCAGTTTGTTCAGCTTGTTTATATCATAGGTGAAGGCCGGAGGTCACCTGTGGACTTGAAGCAGAAAATGGAGAGCATGATTTTGAAGTACTTGGACTCCTTCACCTTGGAGGAGGTGGGTGCTGTCTGCTTAGGGCTCTTCAAGTCCCTCAGTGGTATCTCTGACCACATCATGAGAAAAATTGCAGACAGAGTCTCCCTGCAGATGGAAGACATGAGCACTTATGCTTTGGTGAACGTGCTTAAAATGCTCCGCTATACTCGCATGGACCACTTACCTGTCATGAAGAAACTTGGGAAGGTTATTCCCGCTCGGATTCCAACAGTAAACATCCAAGGCATCATGCACATCACTCTTACCTGTTCATCCCTACACTACTTTGATGAAGGCATTATGGCTGCTGTAGCCATGTCTTTGCCTTCTAAGGTGACTTACTGCCGAAGCAAAGATGCTGCCAAGTTCTTGTGGTCGTTTGGATGCCTGGACTATGAACCTCCGAATGAGGAGGAGTTTTACTCCAGCCTGATAGAGCAGATGCATAGAAAACTCCATGAATTTAGGAAGTTTCCGGAGCATCTCCTTACTGGTTTGCTTGGCCTGGCATTTGTCAAACGCTTCCCAGAGGAGCTGATAGACTATGCTTTGAGGGATGAGTTTGTCCAGAAAACGAGAAGTAGTAAATACGAGCTCAAAAAGGACCTGTTCACCCTGAGTAAAAGCGTTGAAATTGAGTGCCCAAGCTACCAAGGCAACCGCCTTCCACCTCAGCTTTATGAAGAGGTTACCGAGATGGTTTTGAATTTTGCAGAGCAAGAAATCTATGTCAGGCCCGAAATTGTGGAAGCCGTGTCTCTTCTTCAGAGCATGTTAGGTGGCCCTGAGTATGTGAAGAACCACATGATCCTGCCTCACACGAGATCAAGTGATCTGGAGGTTCATTTAGCCATGGATGGGCATCCCATCCCTTTCAACTTAAAAGACCCTATTCCAGATAGGAAACTAAAAGACATCGGAGTTAGTCTAACAGATGACTTAATGACTCAGCTTATAAAAGGCAGATCTAATAACCAGTCTCCTGTGGAAGTGGAAAATGCAGACAGGACTCCCGGTCAGGAAAGAGGGGAAGAAGCACGAACACCACGCACCGGGGATCGTGCTGCATTTTCAGGTGCACCTCTTATTGCAGATGCCAGATTGCAACTTGAGCCTAAATTGGGGCGCTGTCTTGAAGCCCTCCCGTCTCTTACACTGAATCGGCAGCCTCAGGGGGTGAAACTGGCTATTCAGGTGTCCAACCGAAACCACTACTGCTACTGCTCCAAGCGGCTCTTGGGGCTGCACTGTTTGAAACGGCGGCAGCTGCGGCAGCTAGG ctga
- the FASTKD5 gene encoding FAST kinase domain-containing protein 5, mitochondrial isoform X2 has translation MATVLIRRRFPRLSRVTTFSTTAKCKAESGSNKSKQKKEENPETANTRTESAATIQLLNPLDYRVSYNPSAYAKSRAASQQHTARNSGQALGDTFTSPGTAQVQHTFGTASSQALPPVRDALPKPKSKPVLEQTVSALLSVAQTKEEAEKGKTEMHNSKEDPRVFQKGRPEYRSLSYDKFEPIETLPLEESESILHSVAVCKGSQSPGTITDYFCRLSRLPVEQHAVLVSELRFNTLCHCAVKNIRLFSTSDLIDILKACVRLVVPPTHPLLNACENEFCRRVWDMNLDQLLLVADCWRCLERSVPSYLCILFSYANMHWKDLTLPQFVQLVYIIGEGRRSPVDLKQKMESMILKYLDSFTLEEVGAVCLGLFKSLSGISDHIMRKIADRVSLQMEDMSTYALVNVLKMLRYTRMDHLPVMKKLGKVIPARIPTVNIQGIMHITLTCSSLHYFDEGIMAAVAMSLPSKVTYCRSKDAAKFLWSFGCLDYEPPNEEEFYSSLIEQMHRKLHEFRKFPEHLLTGLLGLAFVKRFPEELIDYALRDEFVQKTRSSKYELKKDLFTLSKSVEIECPSYQGNRLPPQLYEEVTEMVLNFAEQEIYVRPEIVEAVSLLQSMLGGPEYVKNHMILPHTRSSDLEVHLAMDGHPIPFNLKDPIPDRKLKDIGVSLTDDLMTQLIKGRSNNQSPVEVENADRTPGQERGEEARTPRTGDRAAFSGAPLIADARLQLEPKLGRCLEALPSLTLNRQPQGVKLAIQVSNRNHYCYCSKRLLGLHCLKRRQLRQLGSEGLRC, from the exons ATGGCTACAGTGCTAATACGCCGAAGATTTCCAAGACTGAGCAGGGTGACTACATTTTCGACTACAGCCAAGTGCAAGGCCGAGAGCGGAAGCAACAAAAGTAagcaaaaaaaggaggagaacCCAGAAACAGCCAACACCAGAACCGAATCTGCAGCTACAATCCAGTTGCTGAATCCACTGGATTACAGAGTATCGTATAATCCATCTGCCTATGCCAaaagcagagctgcctcccagcagcacaCTGCTAGGAACAGTGGCCAGGCTCTCGGTGACACTTTCACCAGCCCTGGCACCGCACAGGTTCAGCATACGTTTGGTACCGCCTCTTCTCAAGCTTTGCCACCCGTCAGAGATGCCCTGCCAAAGCCCAAGTCCAAACCAGTCCTTGAGCAGACCGTCTCAGCACTGCTCTCTGTGGCACAAACcaaggaggaagcagaaaagggaaaaacagagatGCATAACTCAAAGGAGGACCCTCGTGTGTTTCAGAAGGGGAGGCCTGAATACAGATCTCTCAGCTATGACAAGTTTGAGCCGATAGAGACCCTTCCTTTAGAAGAAAGTGAATCGATTTTACACAGTGTGGCCGTATGCAAAGGCAGCCAGAGCCCAGGAACTATCACAGATTATTTTTGCAGACTGAGTCGTTTGCCAGTGGAACAACACGCAGTGTTAGTGTCCGAACTCAGGTTTAATACACTGTGTCACTGTGCTGTGAAAAACATCAGGTTGTTCAGTACTTCAGATCTCATCGATATTTTAAAGGCTTGTGTTCGTTTGGTTgttccacccacccaccctctGCTGAACGCGTGCGAGAACGAATTCTGCCGGCGGGTGTGGGACATGAACCTGgaccagctgctgctggtggctgatTGCTGGCGCTGTCTGGAGCGTAGTGTGCCTTCCTACCTGTGCATTTTGTTCAGCTATGCCAACATGCACTGGAAAGACCTCACTTTGCCCCAGTTTGTTCAGCTTGTTTATATCATAGGTGAAGGCCGGAGGTCACCTGTGGACTTGAAGCAGAAAATGGAGAGCATGATTTTGAAGTACTTGGACTCCTTCACCTTGGAGGAGGTGGGTGCTGTCTGCTTAGGGCTCTTCAAGTCCCTCAGTGGTATCTCTGACCACATCATGAGAAAAATTGCAGACAGAGTCTCCCTGCAGATGGAAGACATGAGCACTTATGCTTTGGTGAACGTGCTTAAAATGCTCCGCTATACTCGCATGGACCACTTACCTGTCATGAAGAAACTTGGGAAGGTTATTCCCGCTCGGATTCCAACAGTAAACATCCAAGGCATCATGCACATCACTCTTACCTGTTCATCCCTACACTACTTTGATGAAGGCATTATGGCTGCTGTAGCCATGTCTTTGCCTTCTAAGGTGACTTACTGCCGAAGCAAAGATGCTGCCAAGTTCTTGTGGTCGTTTGGATGCCTGGACTATGAACCTCCGAATGAGGAGGAGTTTTACTCCAGCCTGATAGAGCAGATGCATAGAAAACTCCATGAATTTAGGAAGTTTCCGGAGCATCTCCTTACTGGTTTGCTTGGCCTGGCATTTGTCAAACGCTTCCCAGAGGAGCTGATAGACTATGCTTTGAGGGATGAGTTTGTCCAGAAAACGAGAAGTAGTAAATACGAGCTCAAAAAGGACCTGTTCACCCTGAGTAAAAGCGTTGAAATTGAGTGCCCAAGCTACCAAGGCAACCGCCTTCCACCTCAGCTTTATGAAGAGGTTACCGAGATGGTTTTGAATTTTGCAGAGCAAGAAATCTATGTCAGGCCCGAAATTGTGGAAGCCGTGTCTCTTCTTCAGAGCATGTTAGGTGGCCCTGAGTATGTGAAGAACCACATGATCCTGCCTCACACGAGATCAAGTGATCTGGAGGTTCATTTAGCCATGGATGGGCATCCCATCCCTTTCAACTTAAAAGACCCTATTCCAGATAGGAAACTAAAAGACATCGGAGTTAGTCTAACAGATGACTTAATGACTCAGCTTATAAAAGGCAGATCTAATAACCAGTCTCCTGTGGAAGTGGAAAATGCAGACAGGACTCCCGGTCAGGAAAGAGGGGAAGAAGCACGAACACCACGCACCGGGGATCGTGCTGCATTTTCAGGTGCACCTCTTATTGCAGATGCCAGATTGCAACTTGAGCCTAAATTGGGGCGCTGTCTTGAAGCCCTCCCGTCTCTTACACTGAATCGGCAGCCTCAGGGGGTGAAACTGGCTATTCAGGTGTCCAACCGAAACCACTACTGCTACTGCTCCAAGCGGCTCTTGGGGCTGCACTGTTTGAAACGGCGGCAGCTGCGGCAGCTAGG CAGTGAGGGTCTGCGATGCTGA
- the FASTKD5 gene encoding FAST kinase domain-containing protein 5, mitochondrial isoform X4, which yields MATVLIRRRFPRLSRVTTFSTTAKCKAESGSNKSKQKKEENPETANTRTESAATIQLLNPLDYRVSYNPSAYAKSRAASQQHTARNSGQALGDTFTSPGTAQVQHTFGTASSQALPPVRDALPKPKSKPVLEQTVSALLSVAQTKEEAEKGKTEMHNSKEDPRVFQKGRPEYRSLSYDKFEPIETLPLEESESILHSVAVCKGSQSPGTITDYFCRLSRLPVEQHAVLVSELRFNTLCHCAVKNIRLFSTSDLIDILKACVRLVVPPTHPLLNACENEFCRRVWDMNLDQLLLVADCWRCLERSVPSYLCILFSYANMHWKDLTLPQFVQLVYIIGEGRRSPVDLKQKMESMILKYLDSFTLEEVGAVCLGLFKSLSGISDHIMRKIADRVSLQMEDMSTYALVNVLKMLRYTRMDHLPVMKKLGKVIPARIPTVNIQGIMHITLTCSSLHYFDEGIMAAVAMSLPSKVTYCRSKDAAKFLWSFGCLDYEPPNEEEFYSSLIEQMHRKLHEFRKFPEHLLTGLLGLAFVKRFPEELIDYALRDEFVQKTRSSKYELKKDLFTLSKSVEIECPSYQGNRLPPQLYEEVTEMVLNFAEQEIYVRPEIVEAVSLLQSMLGGPEYVKNHMILPHTRSSDLEVHLAMDGHPIPFNLKDPIPDRKLKDIGVSLTDDLMTQLIKGRSNNQSPVEVENADRTPGQERGEEARTPRTGDRAAFSGAPLIADARLQLEPKLGRCLEALPSLTLNRQPQGVKLAIQVSNRNHYCYCSKRLLGLHCLKRRQLRQLGEGLRC from the exons ATGGCTACAGTGCTAATACGCCGAAGATTTCCAAGACTGAGCAGGGTGACTACATTTTCGACTACAGCCAAGTGCAAGGCCGAGAGCGGAAGCAACAAAAGTAagcaaaaaaaggaggagaacCCAGAAACAGCCAACACCAGAACCGAATCTGCAGCTACAATCCAGTTGCTGAATCCACTGGATTACAGAGTATCGTATAATCCATCTGCCTATGCCAaaagcagagctgcctcccagcagcacaCTGCTAGGAACAGTGGCCAGGCTCTCGGTGACACTTTCACCAGCCCTGGCACCGCACAGGTTCAGCATACGTTTGGTACCGCCTCTTCTCAAGCTTTGCCACCCGTCAGAGATGCCCTGCCAAAGCCCAAGTCCAAACCAGTCCTTGAGCAGACCGTCTCAGCACTGCTCTCTGTGGCACAAACcaaggaggaagcagaaaagggaaaaacagagatGCATAACTCAAAGGAGGACCCTCGTGTGTTTCAGAAGGGGAGGCCTGAATACAGATCTCTCAGCTATGACAAGTTTGAGCCGATAGAGACCCTTCCTTTAGAAGAAAGTGAATCGATTTTACACAGTGTGGCCGTATGCAAAGGCAGCCAGAGCCCAGGAACTATCACAGATTATTTTTGCAGACTGAGTCGTTTGCCAGTGGAACAACACGCAGTGTTAGTGTCCGAACTCAGGTTTAATACACTGTGTCACTGTGCTGTGAAAAACATCAGGTTGTTCAGTACTTCAGATCTCATCGATATTTTAAAGGCTTGTGTTCGTTTGGTTgttccacccacccaccctctGCTGAACGCGTGCGAGAACGAATTCTGCCGGCGGGTGTGGGACATGAACCTGgaccagctgctgctggtggctgatTGCTGGCGCTGTCTGGAGCGTAGTGTGCCTTCCTACCTGTGCATTTTGTTCAGCTATGCCAACATGCACTGGAAAGACCTCACTTTGCCCCAGTTTGTTCAGCTTGTTTATATCATAGGTGAAGGCCGGAGGTCACCTGTGGACTTGAAGCAGAAAATGGAGAGCATGATTTTGAAGTACTTGGACTCCTTCACCTTGGAGGAGGTGGGTGCTGTCTGCTTAGGGCTCTTCAAGTCCCTCAGTGGTATCTCTGACCACATCATGAGAAAAATTGCAGACAGAGTCTCCCTGCAGATGGAAGACATGAGCACTTATGCTTTGGTGAACGTGCTTAAAATGCTCCGCTATACTCGCATGGACCACTTACCTGTCATGAAGAAACTTGGGAAGGTTATTCCCGCTCGGATTCCAACAGTAAACATCCAAGGCATCATGCACATCACTCTTACCTGTTCATCCCTACACTACTTTGATGAAGGCATTATGGCTGCTGTAGCCATGTCTTTGCCTTCTAAGGTGACTTACTGCCGAAGCAAAGATGCTGCCAAGTTCTTGTGGTCGTTTGGATGCCTGGACTATGAACCTCCGAATGAGGAGGAGTTTTACTCCAGCCTGATAGAGCAGATGCATAGAAAACTCCATGAATTTAGGAAGTTTCCGGAGCATCTCCTTACTGGTTTGCTTGGCCTGGCATTTGTCAAACGCTTCCCAGAGGAGCTGATAGACTATGCTTTGAGGGATGAGTTTGTCCAGAAAACGAGAAGTAGTAAATACGAGCTCAAAAAGGACCTGTTCACCCTGAGTAAAAGCGTTGAAATTGAGTGCCCAAGCTACCAAGGCAACCGCCTTCCACCTCAGCTTTATGAAGAGGTTACCGAGATGGTTTTGAATTTTGCAGAGCAAGAAATCTATGTCAGGCCCGAAATTGTGGAAGCCGTGTCTCTTCTTCAGAGCATGTTAGGTGGCCCTGAGTATGTGAAGAACCACATGATCCTGCCTCACACGAGATCAAGTGATCTGGAGGTTCATTTAGCCATGGATGGGCATCCCATCCCTTTCAACTTAAAAGACCCTATTCCAGATAGGAAACTAAAAGACATCGGAGTTAGTCTAACAGATGACTTAATGACTCAGCTTATAAAAGGCAGATCTAATAACCAGTCTCCTGTGGAAGTGGAAAATGCAGACAGGACTCCCGGTCAGGAAAGAGGGGAAGAAGCACGAACACCACGCACCGGGGATCGTGCTGCATTTTCAGGTGCACCTCTTATTGCAGATGCCAGATTGCAACTTGAGCCTAAATTGGGGCGCTGTCTTGAAGCCCTCCCGTCTCTTACACTGAATCGGCAGCCTCAGGGGGTGAAACTGGCTATTCAGGTGTCCAACCGAAACCACTACTGCTACTGCTCCAAGCGGCTCTTGGGGCTGCACTGTTTGAAACGGCGGCAGCTGCGGCAGCTAGG TGAGGGTCTGCGATGCTGA
- the FASTKD5 gene encoding FAST kinase domain-containing protein 5, mitochondrial isoform X7, which produces MATVLIRRRFPRLSRVTTFSTTAKCKAESGSNKSKQKKEENPETANTRTESAATIQLLNPLDYRVSYNPSAYAKSRAASQQHTARNSGQALGDTFTSPGTAQVQHTFGTASSQALPPVRDALPKPKSKPVLEQTVSALLSVAQTKEEAEKGKTEMHNSKEDPRVFQKGRPEYRSLSYDKFEPIETLPLEESESILHSVAVCKGSQSPGTITDYFCRLSRLPVEQHAVLVSELRFNTLCHCAVKNIRLFSTSDLIDILKACVRLVVPPTHPLLNACENEFCRRVWDMNLDQLLLVADCWRCLERSVPSYLCILFSYANMHWKDLTLPQFVQLVYIIGEGRRSPVDLKQKMESMILKYLDSFTLEEVGAVCLGLFKSLSGISDHIMRKIADRVSLQMEDMSTYALVNVLKMLRYTRMDHLPVMKKLGKVIPARIPTVNIQGIMHITLTCSSLHYFDEGIMAAVAMSLPSKVTYCRSKDAAKFLWSFGCLDYEPPNEEEFYSSLIEQMHRKLHEFRKFPEHLLTGLLGLAFVKRFPEELIDYALRDEFVQKTRSSKYELKKDLFTLSKSVEIECPSYQGNRLPPQLYEEVTEMVLNFAEQEIYVRPEIVEAVSLLQSMLGGPEYVKNHMILPHTRSSDLEVHLAMDGHPIPFNLKDPIPDRKLKDIGVSLTDDLMTQLIKGRSNNQSPVEVENADRTPGQERGEEARTPRTGDRAAFSAVRVCDAECPGWITDHPLSSRSNGSC; this is translated from the exons ATGGCTACAGTGCTAATACGCCGAAGATTTCCAAGACTGAGCAGGGTGACTACATTTTCGACTACAGCCAAGTGCAAGGCCGAGAGCGGAAGCAACAAAAGTAagcaaaaaaaggaggagaacCCAGAAACAGCCAACACCAGAACCGAATCTGCAGCTACAATCCAGTTGCTGAATCCACTGGATTACAGAGTATCGTATAATCCATCTGCCTATGCCAaaagcagagctgcctcccagcagcacaCTGCTAGGAACAGTGGCCAGGCTCTCGGTGACACTTTCACCAGCCCTGGCACCGCACAGGTTCAGCATACGTTTGGTACCGCCTCTTCTCAAGCTTTGCCACCCGTCAGAGATGCCCTGCCAAAGCCCAAGTCCAAACCAGTCCTTGAGCAGACCGTCTCAGCACTGCTCTCTGTGGCACAAACcaaggaggaagcagaaaagggaaaaacagagatGCATAACTCAAAGGAGGACCCTCGTGTGTTTCAGAAGGGGAGGCCTGAATACAGATCTCTCAGCTATGACAAGTTTGAGCCGATAGAGACCCTTCCTTTAGAAGAAAGTGAATCGATTTTACACAGTGTGGCCGTATGCAAAGGCAGCCAGAGCCCAGGAACTATCACAGATTATTTTTGCAGACTGAGTCGTTTGCCAGTGGAACAACACGCAGTGTTAGTGTCCGAACTCAGGTTTAATACACTGTGTCACTGTGCTGTGAAAAACATCAGGTTGTTCAGTACTTCAGATCTCATCGATATTTTAAAGGCTTGTGTTCGTTTGGTTgttccacccacccaccctctGCTGAACGCGTGCGAGAACGAATTCTGCCGGCGGGTGTGGGACATGAACCTGgaccagctgctgctggtggctgatTGCTGGCGCTGTCTGGAGCGTAGTGTGCCTTCCTACCTGTGCATTTTGTTCAGCTATGCCAACATGCACTGGAAAGACCTCACTTTGCCCCAGTTTGTTCAGCTTGTTTATATCATAGGTGAAGGCCGGAGGTCACCTGTGGACTTGAAGCAGAAAATGGAGAGCATGATTTTGAAGTACTTGGACTCCTTCACCTTGGAGGAGGTGGGTGCTGTCTGCTTAGGGCTCTTCAAGTCCCTCAGTGGTATCTCTGACCACATCATGAGAAAAATTGCAGACAGAGTCTCCCTGCAGATGGAAGACATGAGCACTTATGCTTTGGTGAACGTGCTTAAAATGCTCCGCTATACTCGCATGGACCACTTACCTGTCATGAAGAAACTTGGGAAGGTTATTCCCGCTCGGATTCCAACAGTAAACATCCAAGGCATCATGCACATCACTCTTACCTGTTCATCCCTACACTACTTTGATGAAGGCATTATGGCTGCTGTAGCCATGTCTTTGCCTTCTAAGGTGACTTACTGCCGAAGCAAAGATGCTGCCAAGTTCTTGTGGTCGTTTGGATGCCTGGACTATGAACCTCCGAATGAGGAGGAGTTTTACTCCAGCCTGATAGAGCAGATGCATAGAAAACTCCATGAATTTAGGAAGTTTCCGGAGCATCTCCTTACTGGTTTGCTTGGCCTGGCATTTGTCAAACGCTTCCCAGAGGAGCTGATAGACTATGCTTTGAGGGATGAGTTTGTCCAGAAAACGAGAAGTAGTAAATACGAGCTCAAAAAGGACCTGTTCACCCTGAGTAAAAGCGTTGAAATTGAGTGCCCAAGCTACCAAGGCAACCGCCTTCCACCTCAGCTTTATGAAGAGGTTACCGAGATGGTTTTGAATTTTGCAGAGCAAGAAATCTATGTCAGGCCCGAAATTGTGGAAGCCGTGTCTCTTCTTCAGAGCATGTTAGGTGGCCCTGAGTATGTGAAGAACCACATGATCCTGCCTCACACGAGATCAAGTGATCTGGAGGTTCATTTAGCCATGGATGGGCATCCCATCCCTTTCAACTTAAAAGACCCTATTCCAGATAGGAAACTAAAAGACATCGGAGTTAGTCTAACAGATGACTTAATGACTCAGCTTATAAAAGGCAGATCTAATAACCAGTCTCCTGTGGAAGTGGAAAATGCAGACAGGACTCCCGGTCAGGAAAGAGGGGAAGAAGCACGAACACCACGCACCGGGGATCGTGCTGCATTTTCAG CAGTGAGGGTCTGCGATGCTGAATGTCCTGGTTGGATCACAGACCATCCCCTGTCCTCCAGGTCCAATGGAAGCTGCTGA